TCAGGGTCCATTCAATCTCTTCTTTTGAAAGATGGAGCCTCTCAGGCTGTTGGGAGAATTTTTTTCCGTTTTTATGCAGCTGCGAATATACTTTGTTGTATATAAGATCCATGTTGATTACTCCATTGAATAAGGAGGAGGTGGAATCCTGAGGATTTTTGATTGCAGCAATTTGTGCAGCACAGGGCGTAATGTAAAAGATACCTGTTTCTTTTTCAGGAATGCCTGAATCCGTAAGTTTCTTTTTAATGAGCAAAGCAGCTATGTCTAAAGGAGCCTTCAGCAAAGTAACGTTATCGACCAGGGAAGGGAATTTTACCTGGATGAGGCGTACAATTGCCGGACAAAAAGATGAAATTAAAGGCCTGGCTTTTTGAACCGGCGAGGAATACGCTTCCATTAGTAATTCAACCCCGGGTCCGCATTCTATTACATGGGTAAATCCCAGTTCGTGTAAAGTGTTGTAAATAAGATTTGTAGAAAATTCTTCCGGAAACTGTCCTATAAAGACCGTAGGGACTACGACAACGCGGTATTTGAAGTTGAAGATGTCGTTGAAGTCGTCATGAGCAACTCTAATGGCATTTACAGGACAATGATGGTAGCACTGACCGCAATCGACGCAACGATCTTCAAATAATTTGGCTTTTCCCTGTTTGACCCTGATGGCTTCGGTTGGGCAAACAGTCATGCAATGAGAACAACCTATGCAAATATCCTCAATAATTTCCAATGCATGATGAAAATAGCCAGATTCCATAGCCTTTATTTATTTGAAATAAATAATAATTTCAAGCTGCGTACCCACTTCTACCTTCGAAGTGATGTTAAATTTATCTGCATTTTTTTTAATGTTTGACAGCCCCATCCCAGCGCCAAATCCCATGGCCCTTACTTCAGGTGATGCAGTGGAATAACCTTCCTTCATGGCCAGGGGGATATCTGGTATCCCCGGGCCTTTATCTTCCAGCCTTAATATAATTTTTTCTGCATCAATATCTACCTTTATAATTCCTTCAAGGGCATGGGCTACAATATTTACTTCTGCTTCATAAAGCGAAACTACCACTCTTTTAATCAGCAGATGGTCTACGTTTAACTGTTTAAGGATTTTTTTTACCTGGCTGGAAGCATTTCCGGCATTGGCAAAATCACCTCCTTTTATTTTATATTCAAAGTGCATCATTTTATTGACCGGGTTGGATCAATA
Above is a genomic segment from Bacteroidota bacterium containing:
- a CDS encoding ATP-binding protein, whose protein sequence is MHFEYKIKGGDFANAGNASSQVKKILKQLNVDHLLIKRVVVSLYEAEVNIVAHALEGIIKVDIDAEKIILRLEDKGPGIPDIPLAMKEGYSTASPEVRAMGFGAGMGLSNIKKNADKFNITSKVEVGTQLEIIIYFK
- a CDS encoding [Fe-Fe] hydrogenase large subunit C-terminal domain-containing protein produces the protein MESGYFHHALEIIEDICIGCSHCMTVCPTEAIRVKQGKAKLFEDRCVDCGQCYHHCPVNAIRVAHDDFNDIFNFKYRVVVVPTVFIGQFPEEFSTNLIYNTLHELGFTHVIECGPGVELLMEAYSSPVQKARPLISSFCPAIVRLIQVKFPSLVDNVTLLKAPLDIAALLIKKKLTDSGIPEKETGIFYITPCAAQIAAIKNPQDSTSSLFNGVINMDLIYNKVYSQLHKNGKKFSQQPERLHLSKEEIEWTLTNGEAVHAKGRSLAIDEIHNVIDFLEKLENETISDVDFLELRACDQSCAGGILGTANRFLTVERLRNRGANVKSNGNGHSNDEIIQYAGFIKKHLATEPIKPQSMLKLDEDMLKAMNKMKQASEIMRSLPGVDCGICGTPGCSALAEDIVRGNGRIEQCIFIQRRKEQTGTQSLRDSFYIMEQIWGRDKLE